The following coding sequences lie in one Maylandia zebra isolate NMK-2024a linkage group LG14, Mzebra_GT3a, whole genome shotgun sequence genomic window:
- the LOC101487517 gene encoding extracellular calcium-sensing receptor-like, whose amino-acid sequence MLSLITGLVFIGFFAFQTVEEKASLCQILGSPEFPMMSKEGDVMIGGAFSIHSKITSPSLVFTEKPKRLRCSSVNLREFRFAQTMIFAIEEINKNSSLLRNVSIGYRIYDNCGSTLSSMRAVMALINGDEWMLGKSCSGQSAVHAIIGESESSSTIVLSQTTGPFKIPVISHSATCECLSSRTEYPSFFRTIASDFYQSRALAQLVKHFGWTWVGAVNSDSDYGNNGMAIFLAAAQEEGVCVEYRERFHRAEPEKLLKVVDVIRKSTARVIVGFLAHVEMNNLLEQLSLHNITGRQFIGVEAWITANSLVTPTSFAVLGGSLGFAVQKANISGMEDFLVKGFWETEFQCKEANQDSMINTTFCKENQDLMELIDYDDDVAELRYSSNIYKAVYAVAYSLHNILKCSNIQGCDKKVHVTHRQVVESLKQVNFTIKNGDRVWFDSTGATAARYEVVNWQHGPDGSVQFIPVGYYDASLPPGQRFVLKTEAIVWPGGSKELPVSVCSVSCHPGTHKVLQKGKPVCCYDCMPCAEGEISNTTDSNDCKKCPGEYWSNQNRDACILKNVEFLSFTEFMGKIIVFFTFFGVLLNLIVAALFLIKKDTPLIKANNSELSFLLLFSLTLCFLCSLTFIGQPSEWSCMLRHTAFGITFVLCISCILGKTIVVLMAFKATLPGSNVMKWFGPVQQRLSVLAFTLIQVLICILWLTINPPFPYKNMNHYKEKIILECALGSPVGFWAVLGYIGLLAMLCFVLAFLARKLPDNFNEAKFITFSMLIFCAVWLTFIPAYVSSPGKFTVAVEIFAILASSYGLLFCIFAPKCYIIVIKPELNTKKHLMGKIQSK is encoded by the exons ATGTTGTCATTGATAACAGGGCTAGTGTTCATTGGATTTTTTGCATTTCAAACTGTAGAGGAGAAAGCttctctgtgtcaaatactgggGAGTCCAGAGTTTCCTATGATGTCAAAAGAAGGAGATGTTATGATCGGTGGAGCCTTTTCCATCCACAGCAAAATAACATCGCCTTCACTTGTCTTTACAGAGAAACCCAAACGCCTCAGGTGTTCCAG TGTCAACCTTAGGGAGTTTCGATTTGCACAGACGATGATATTTGCTATtgaggaaataaacaaaaacagttcTCTTCTTCGCAATGTTTCTATTGGATATCGTATTTATGACAACTGTGGCTCAACACTGTCCTCAATGCGTGCAGTTATGGCCCTGATTAATGGTGATGAATGGATGCTGGGAAAGAGCTGCTCTGGCCAATCAGCTGTGCATGCTATTATTGGGGAGTCTGAATCCTCTTCAACCATTGTTCTGTCACAAACTACTGGACCATTTAAAATACCAGTG ATAAGTCATTCAGCTACTTGTGAGTGTTTGAGTAGCAGGACAGAATATCCTTCTTTTTTTCGAACCATTGCCAGTGACTTTTATCAAAGTCGAGCCCTCGCTCAACTGGTCAAGCACTTTGGCTGGACCTGGGTTGGAGCAGTCAATAGTGATAGTGACTATGGTAACAATGGCATGGCTATCTTCCTCGCTGCGGCCCAAGAAGAAGGAGTATGTGTGGAATACAGAGAGAGGTTTCACAGGGCAGAACCAGAAAAACTTCTAAAAGTGGTTGATGTGATCCGTAAGAGCACTGCCCGGGTTATTGTTGGTTTCCTGGCCCATGTAGAGATGAACAACCTTCTGGAGCAATTGAGTCTGCACAACATCACTGGCAGACAATTCATTGGAGTGGAGGCCTGGATTACTGCTAACAGCCTTGTGACTCCTACCAGCTTTGCTGTATTGGGAGGCTCACTGGGCTTTGCAGTGCAAAAGGCTAATATCAGTGGCATGGAAGATTTTTTAGTCAAAGGCTTTTGGGAGACAGAATTTCAGTGTAAGGAGGCAAACCAGGACAGTAtgataaatactacattttgcAAAGAAAATCAGGATCTAATGGAGCTGAtagattatgatgatgatgtggcAGAGCTGAGATACTCCAGTAACATTTACAAAGCAGTCTATGCTGTAGCCTATTCTCTGCATAATATCCTAAAGTGCTCAAACATTCAAGGGTGTGACAAGAAAGTTCATGTTACTCATAGGCAG GTAGTGGAGTCCCTAAAGCAAGTGAACTTTACTATTAAGAATGGGGATCGAGTGTGGTTTGACAGCACTGGAGCAACTGCTGCCAGGTACGAGGTGGTAAACTGGCAGCATGGACCAGATGGATCTGTTCAGTTTATACCAGTTGGCTATTATGATGCTTCTCTACCTCCTGGTCAGAGGTTTGTTCTTAAAACGGAAGCCATTGTGTGGCCTGGAGGAAGCAAAGAG TTGCCTGTCTCAGTGTGCAGTGTCAGCTGCCATCCAGGAACACATAAAGTTCTTCAAAAAGGAAAGCCAGTCTGCTGCTATGACTGTATGCCATGTGCAGAAGGAGAAATCAGCAACACCACAG ATTCTAATGACTGCAAAAAGTGTCCTGGAGAATATTGGTCCAATCAAAACAGAGATGCatgtatattaaaaaatgttgagTTTCTTTCCTTCACAGAATTTATGGGAAAgattattgtgttttttactttctttgGTGTTCTCCTTAATTTGATAGTGGCTGCTCTATTCTTAATCAAGAAGGACACTCCACTGATAAAGGCCAACAATTCTGAGCTGAGCTTCCTGCTGCTCTTCTCCTTGACTCTTTGTTTCCTGTGTTCTCTAACTTTCATTGGTCAGCCCTCCGAGTGGTCCTGCATGCTTCGACACACAGCATTTGGCATAACTTTTGTGCTCTGTATCTCTTGTATTCTGGGGAAAACAATAGTAGTACTGATGGCCTTTAAAGCTACACTTCCAGGGAGTAATGTCATGAAATGGTTTGGACCTGTACAGCAGAGACTGAGTGTTCTAGCATTCACTCTCATACAGGTATTGATTTGCATTCTTTGGCTAACAATAAACCCACCATTCCCCTACAAAAATATGAATCATTACAAAGAGAAAATTATACTTGAATGTGCCCTGGGATCACCTGTAGGTTTCTGGGCTGTGTTAGGATACATAGGGCTGCTGGCTATGTTATGTTTTGTACTTGCTTTCTTAGCTCGAAAGCTGCCTGATAATTTCAATGAAGCTAAATTTATCACTTTCAGCATGTTGATATTCTGTGCAGTGTGGTTAACCTTTATACCAGCTTATGTCAGCTCCCCTGGAAAATTCACAGTTGCTGTGGAAATATTTGCTATTCTGGCATCAAGTTATGGGCTActcttttgtatttttgcaccaaaatGCTATATTATTGTAATTAAACCTGAACTGAACACAAAGAAACATTTGATGGGAAAAATACAATCAAAATAA
- the LOC101471150 gene encoding extracellular calcium-sensing receptor-like, with amino-acid sequence MLGSPEVPLLTKKGDITIGGAFSIHSQISKPSFSLTHTPETLTCSRINLREFRFAQTMIFAVEEINNSSTLLPNISVGYKIFDSCGSTLPSTRAVMGLLNGQERTAEKTCSSHSSVHVIIGASESSSTIVMLQICGTFQIPVISHFATCACLSNRKDYPSFFRTIPSDYYQSRALAKLVKYFGWTWVGAVRSDNDYGNNGMATFITAASQEGVCVEYSEAISRTDSSEEVARVIEVIRSGSARVLIAFLAQGEMDILLEEALKQNLTGLQWVGSESWITASHLTTKRYSGILTGSLGFTIKKAKIAGLREFLLQVNPSQDPQNSVLREFWETVFGCSFQSRLPGQIQCSGSEKLEDINNPFTDVSQLRISNNVYKAVYAIAHAMHNLLNCGQSAKAMNQSCIWKDHLEPKKIVKHLQDVNFTLQSGERVYFDENGDPSAMYELVNWQRNQAGDIIFVAVGSYDASLPNESQLAVNGINITWVSESRMKPLSVCSESCPPGFRQAAIKGKPICCFSCIACAAGEISNSNNSAVCLLCPLECWSDEDRSHCVPKVIEFLSFGETMGGLLAAFSLFGASLTLAVSCVFFRFRHTPLVKASNSELSFLLLFSLTLCFLCSLTFIGQPTEWSCMLRHTAFGASFALCMSCILAKTITVVIAFKAKRPAKTVPQCSAALQRTSVLSFTLLQLLICVLWLIFAPPFPYKNTVHATEKIILECNLGSPLGFWAVLGYIGLLSLLCFILAFLSRKLPDNFNEAKFITFSMLIFCAVWVTFIPAYVSSPGKFTVAVEIFAILASSFGLFFSIFAPKCYILLVKPERNTKRHMMGRNH; translated from the exons ATGCTGGGAAGTCCAGAGGTTCCTCTTTTGACTAAGAAAGGGGATATTACTATTGGAGGAGCTTTTTCTATCCATAGCCAAATCTCAAAGCCTTCGTTCTCCCTGACTCATACTCCAGAAACTCTCACATGCTCCAG GATAAATTTGAGAGAATTTCGTTTTGCCCAAACAATGATTTTTGCAGTAGAAGAGATCAACAATAGCAGCACTTTACTGCCTAATATTTCAGTTGGTTATAAGATATTTGACAGCTGTGGTTCAACACTGCCTTCAACACGTGCAGTGATGGGTTTACTAAATGGACAGGAAAGGACAGCAGAGAAAACCTGCAGCAGTCATTCATCTGTTCATGTCATCATTGGAGCTTCTGAGTCTTCCTCAACCATTGTGATGCTACAAATTTGTGGGACCTTCCAAATACCAGTA ATCAGCCATTTTGCCACATGTGCTTGTCTGAGTAACAGAAAGGATTACCCTTCATTCTTCAGAACCATCCCCAGTGATTACTATCAGAGCAGGGCCCTGGCAAAACTGGTAAAATATTTTGGATGGACATGGGTTGGGGCAGTCAGAAGTGACAATGATTATGGCAACAATGGGATGGCAACTTTTATCACAGCAGCAAGTCAGGAAGGGGTTTGTGTTGAATATTCAGAGGCCATTTCAAGGACTGACTCTAGTGAGGAGGTTGCAAGGGTGATTGAAGTGATTCGTAGTGGCAGTGCAAGAGTTTTGATTGCCTTTCTTGCCCAGGGTGAGATGGACATTTTGCTGGAGGAAGCTCTGAAGCAGAACTTGACTGGGTTGCAGTGGGTGGGCAGTGAATCGTGGATAACAGCAAGTCATTTGACTACTAAGAGGTACTCTGGCATACTGACAGGGTCTCTGGGCTTCACTATCAAAAAGGCAAAGATTGCAGGCCTGCGAGAATTTCTTTTACAGGTTAACCCAAGTCAGGATCCTCAGAATAGTGTGCTAAGAGAGTTCTGGGAAACGGTTTTTGGCTGCAGTTTTCAATCCAGGCTGCCTGGTCAGATTCAGTGCTCTGGCTCTGAGAAGTTAGAGGACATAAACAATCCTTTTACGGATGTATCACAACTAAGGATATCTAACAATGTGTACAAGGCTGTGTATGCCATAGCTCATGCTATGCATAACTTGTTAAATTGTGGTCAAAGTGCTAAAGCCATGAATCAGTCATGTATATGGAAGGATCATTTAGAGCCAAAAAAG ATTGTGAAACACCTCCAAGATGTCAATTTCACTCTTCAGTCGGGAGAAAGAGTATATTTTGATGAAAATGGAGACCCTTCAGCAATGTATGAACTTGTGAACTGGCAGAGAAACCAAGCAGGAGATATAATTTTTGTGGCTGTAGGGAGCTATGATGCTTCACTACCAAATGAAAGTCAGCTTGCCGTGAATGGAATCAATATAACATGGGTTTCTGAATCCCGAATG AAGCCATTGTCTGTCTGCAGTGAGAGCTGTCCGCCAGGTTTCCGCCAGGCTGCAATTAAAGGCAAACCCATCTGCTGTTTTTCCTGTATTGCCTGTGCTGCTGGAGAGATTAGCAACTCAAACA ATTCTGCAGTGTGTTTACTATGTCCGCTGGAGTGCTGGTCGGATGAAGATCGCAGCCACTGTGTTCCAAAGGTGATTGAGTTCCTGTCTTTTGGAGAAACTATGGGGGGCCTACTCGCCGCTTTCTCATTGTTTGGAGCAAGTTTAACATTGGCAGTGTCATGTGTTTTCTTTCGGTTTCGTCACACACCTCTTGTCAAAGCCAGTAATTCTGAACTGAGCTTCCTGCTGCTCTTCTCCTTAActctgtgtttcttgtgttctCTGACCTTCATTGGCCAGCCTACTGAGTGGTCATGCATGCTACGCCACACAGCTTTTGGCGCAAGCTTTGCCTTGTGTATGTCATGCATTTTGGCTAAAACTATAACAGTGGTGATTGCCTTTAAGGCTAAAAGGCCAGCAAAAACAGTTCCTCAGTGTTCTGCTGCACTTCAGAGAACAAGTGTGCTCAGCTTTACTTTACTCCAGCTGCTGATTTGTGTGCTGTGGTTAATTTTTGCTCCACCATTCCCCTACAAAAACACGGTCCATGCCACTGAAAAGATTATACTAGAGTGTAATTTAGGTTCACCTTTAGGATTCTGGGCTGTTTTAGGATATATAGGACTTCTCAGTTTGCTATGCTTTATCCTTGCTTTTCTGTCTCGAAAGCTGCCTGATAATTTTAATGAGGCCAAATTCATCACCTTCAGTATGTTGATATTCTGTGCAGTCTGGGTCACTTTTATCCCAGCATATGTCAGTTCTCCTGGTAAATTTACTGTAGCTGTAGAGATATTTGCTATTCTGGCCTCAAGCTTTGGGTTATTTTTCAGTATATTTGCTccaaaatgttatattttattagTGAAACCcgaaagaaatacaaaaagacATATGATGGGGAGaaaccattaa